TCTCCAAGATTCATTGGAAACTTTTCACGGAGATAATCTTGGGTTACAAAAGAACCTTTCAGGTTCAATTGCTTTTCCCATTTATCCCGAATAGTCAGAATTCCAACACGCAGTTCGCAAACCGGTCTTGTATAGGTTAATGGTAATAAATTTTCTCTGGTCTGGTCGTCAAAAAAGATAAGGTTCATTCCGTCTGGCTTGATTGAGCGATCAAAATTAAAAATAAGCAGGGTATGAAAAAGAAAAAGTCCTCCGGGTTTTGGAGGACTTTTCAATCTTTATCAAGGTTCTTTATTTCGTTACTTCTTTCTTCTTAGCGTAACGTGTACGGAACTTATCTACACGACCGGCAGTATCCAGAAGTTTCATCTTGCCTGTATAGAAAGGATGAGACATATGGCTGATTTCGAGCTTCACAAGTGGATATTCTTTGCCATCGGTCCATTTTACTGTATCTTTCGTTTCGATGGTTGAACGGGTCATAAAGGAATAATCGCAGGAGATATCCTTAAATACGACCATTCTATAGTTCTGGGGATGAATGTCTTTCTTCATTATCTTCAAAATTGAG
Above is a window of Bacteroidota bacterium DNA encoding:
- a CDS encoding type B 50S ribosomal protein L31 → MKKDIHPQNYRMVVFKDISCDYSFMTRSTIETKDTVKWTDGKEYPLVKLEISHMSHPFYTGKMKLLDTAGRVDKFRTRYAKKKEVTK